ATCTGCTGATGGCTCGGCTGATGGGCAGCCTGCCGGAGTGGATGGCCTTTATCGAGTGGTTGCTCTGGCCACTGTTTGCCTTGGTCGTGCTGGTTGTGCTGTTTTTCGGCTTCAGCGTGGTAGCCAACCTGATCGCCTCACCCTTTTACGGATTTCTCGCGGAAAAGGTTGCCGAGCAGGAACGTGGGCTGGTCAGTCCGCCCACGGGGTACAAGGAGATTCTGCTGGTAGTGCCGCGTAGCCTGGGCCGCGAACTGCGCAAGATCAGCTACTACCTGCCGCGGTTGATCGGCTTGCTGTTGCTGACGCTGATTCCAGTGGTCAATCTTGTTTCCTCACCCCTATTGCTGCTGTTTGGCGTATGGATGATGGCAGTGCAGTACGTCGACTACCAGGCGGATAACGATCAGGTCAGCTTTATCGATATGCTGCGCTGGATGCGCGGCAGGCGCACCCTGGCGTTGAGCTTCGGCCTGCCGGTGTACTTCGGCATGCTGATACCGCTGGTAAATCTGCTGGTCATGCCTGCAGCCGTGGCCGGCTCCACCTTGCTGTGGATTCGCGAGCGGCCCCAGCCGCTGCCTTAAATCTGTCACGCTATTGTCACACCGGCATCATTGGCTCACATGACAATGTCGGCATGATCGATAATATTGCGGCAAACCAGCGCTTTGCGCTGGTGACTGAAACCTACTCACCACAAATCAATGGCGTGGCCAACACTCTTGGCCGGCTTGTCGACGGCCTGTTGCTGCGCCATCACGCAGTGCAGCTTGTGCGCCCGGCCCAGACCGGCGAAACCATCGGCCGCGATTTACGCGGGGCCTTCAGCGAACTCCGCGTGCGCGGGCTACCGATCCCCGGCTATCCCGAGCTGCAATGGGGTTTACCTGCCGGCGTCAGATTGCAGCGCTTATGGCGGCGCGAAAGACCTGACGCGATCTACCTGGCCACCGAGGGGCCGCTGGGCTGGTCAGCTCTGCGGGTGGCACGGCGCATGGGTATCCCCGTGATCAGCGGTTTTCATACCAACTTTCAGCAATACAGTGATCATTACGGCTTGAGCCTGTTTCACAAACCGATGATGAGCTATTTGCGCTGGTTCCACGGCCGGACGCAGCTCACGCTGACCGCCAGCCCTGCCCAACAACGCGAGCTTATGCGTGCCGGCATGCAGAATCTGGCGC
This genomic stretch from Halopseudomonas pelagia harbors:
- the cysZ gene encoding sulfate transporter CysZ — translated: MPELIIPMRGPDYLREGWNRIRQPGLKRFLVIPLILNLGVFIALISWGVTQFNLLMARLMGSLPEWMAFIEWLLWPLFALVVLVVLFFGFSVVANLIASPFYGFLAEKVAEQERGLVSPPTGYKEILLVVPRSLGRELRKISYYLPRLIGLLLLTLIPVVNLVSSPLLLLFGVWMMAVQYVDYQADNDQVSFIDMLRWMRGRRTLALSFGLPVYFGMLIPLVNLLVMPAAVAGSTLLWIRERPQPLP